Genomic segment of Sodalis-like secondary symbiont of Drepanosiphum platanoidis:
TTTTTATATTTTTTTAATGAATATTTTATAGAAATAATTGAATTATTATGTTTTTTTGGGGAATTTATTCGTAATCTATATTGATTTATTTGAGCTCCTTTTCCACGAATAGCACTAAAAATTTCATTTCTTAATGGATCATATATTAATGAAATTTCAGTTTTATTTTTTATACGTAAAGCTATAGTAATACAAAAAAATGGAAAACTTGTATTAAAATTATTTAAACCATCTATAGAATTAATTATCCATTGATTTTCGTTTATATTTTCTTTTTTAAAATTATTTAATATTTTATTATTAATTATATGATTAGGATAATATTTTTTTATTGTTTTACTAATAATATATTTAGCTTGAGTTTTTATTTCTAATATAAAATCGTTATTTTTTTTTTTTTGATAAATTGAATTATTATATAATTCATAATATTTCATTATAAAATTTCCTGCTTTTCTTGCAGAAATTATAGATATGTTTAACATAGGATTCATATATATAATTTTCCTAATAAAATTGTTTATGTTTAAAAATATTTATATTTTATATTTTATAAATATTTTTATATTTAAATAAAATTTTTATTAATTTTTTAATAAATGTTAAAATATTAAAACATATTTATTATAAATAAATTTTATATATAATAAATCAAAAATTTATATATATAAAATATTTTTTATTTTTTTATAAAATTTTAATAAAATATATTTTAATTATATTAATAATATTTAATTTTATTTTTTAATAAAAAAAGAATATTAATTTAATTTTTTTTATATAAAAAAAATTAATAAGCTTGACTATGTATAAAATTCAAGTATAATTTCTTTATTATAAAAAAATATATAAAGTTCTTTAAAAATTTATCAGATAATTTGTGTGGGCATACATAAACTAAAATCAATTTATTTTATACACTAAAATATTTTATTTTTTAAAAATATTTTAGAAAATTATTAAATAAACTTTAAATTGAAGAGTTTGATCATGGCTCAGATTGAACGCTAGCGGCAGGCCTAACACATGCAAGTCGAGCGGCATCGTAAAAAAAGGCTTAGCTTTTTTTTGACGGCGAGCGGCAAACGGGTGAGTAATATCTGGGGATCTGCCTAATGGAGGGGGACAACTATTGGAAACGATAGCTAATACCGCGTAAAGTCGAAAGACCAAAGTGGGGGATTTCCTTAAAAAGAAACCTCATGCCATTAGATGAACCCAGACGGGATTAGTTAGTAGGTTTGGTAAAAGCACACCTAGACTTCGATCCCTAGCTGGTCTGAGAGGATAACCAGCCACACTGGAACTGAGACACGGTCCAGACTCCTACGGGAGGCAGCAGTGGGGAATATTGCACAATGGGGGAAACCCTGATGCAGCTATGCCGCGTGTGTGAAGAATGCCTTAGGGTTGTAAAGCACTTTCAGTAGAGAAGAAATTAAAAATGCAAATAACATTTTTAACTGACGTTATCTACAAAAGAAGCACCGGCTAACTCCGTGCCAGCAGCCGCGGTAATACGGAGGGTGCAAGCGTTAATCGGAATTACTGGGCGTAAAGCGTACGCAGGTGGTTAATTAAGTCAGATGTGAAATCCCTGGGCTTAACCTAGGAACTGCATTTGAAACTAATTATCTAGAGTTTTGTAGAGGGGGGTAGAATTCCAGGTGTAGCGGTGAAATGCGTAGAGATCTGGAGGAATACCAGTGGCGAAGGCGACCCCCTGGACAAAAACTGACACTCATGTACGAAAGCATGGGGAGCAAACAGGATTAGATACCCTGGTAGTCCATGCCGTAAACAATGTCGATTTGAAGGTTGTAGCCATGAGCTATAGCTTTCGTAGCTAACGCGTTAAATCGACCGCCTGGGGAGTACGGCCGCAAGGTTAAAACTCAAATGAATTGACGGGGGCCCGCACAAGCGGTGGAGCATGTGGTTTAATTCGATGCAACGCGAAAAACCTTACCTATTCTTGACATCCAAAGAATAAAACAGAAATGTTTTAGTGCCTTAGGGAACTTTGAGACAGGTGCTGCATGGCTGTCGTCAGCTCGTGTTGTGAAATGTTGGGTTAAGTCCCGCAACGAGCGCAACCCCTATCCTTTGTTGCCATCGAGTAAAGTCGGGAACTCAAAGGAGACTGCCGGTGATAAACCGGAGGAAGGTGGGGATGACGTCAAGTCATCATGGCCCTTACGAATAGGGCTACACACGTGCTACAATGGCGTATACAAAGAGGAGCAATCTTGCAAAAGTTAGCAAATCTCATAAAGTACGTCGTAGTCCGGATTGGAGTCTGCAACTCGACTCCATGAAGTCGGAATCGCTAGTAATCGTAGATCAGAATGCTACGGTGAATACGTTCCCGGGCCTTGTACACACCGCCCGTCACACCATGGGAGTGGGTTGCAAAAGAAGCAAGTAGCTTAACCTTTTTTTTAGGAAGGCGCTTACCACTTTGTGATTCATGACTGGGGTGAAGTCGTAACAAGGTAACCGTAGGGGAACCTGCGGTTGGATCACCTCCTTACTATTGTAGTTAATTGAATTTAGTATTATGATATGCCCACACAAATTATCTGATATAAATAATTATATTTTAATAGGCTTGTAGCTCAGTTGGTTAGAGCACACCCCTGATAAGGGTGAGGTCGGTGGTTCGAGTCCACTCATGCCTAAGAAAAATATATAAATATTTTTTACCTCTTAAAAAAATAAAAAAGAGGGGGCTATAGCTCAGAAGGGAGAGCGCCTGCTTTGCACGCAGGAGGCCAGCGGTTCGATCCCGCTTAGCTCCAAAATTTATTTATAAATATAAATAAATTTAAAAATTTAAAAAAAATATAATATAAGTTTATTAAAAATAAATTTTTGCTTGACAGAAATAGCGCGATGGTACCACCTGATACCATTCCGAACTCAGAAGTGAAACGTCGTAGTGCCGATGGTAGTTTGGGGTTTCCCCATGCGAGAGTAGGGAACTGTCAAGCATAAAAATTTTTTTAATAAACTTATTTATTTTTAAATTATAAAAATATAAAAAAATATTAGGTGCGGTAGTTCAGTTGGTTAGAATATCGGCCTGTCACGCCGGAGGTCGCGGGTTCGAGTCCCGTCCGCACCGAAAATAAATAAATTTATTAAAAATATTTAGGGGTATAATTCAATATGGTAGAATACCGGTCTCCAAAACCGATTGTTGAGAGTTCAAGTCTCTCTACCCCTGTATATGTAATTTTAAAAAATTATTTTTAAGCCCGAATAGCTCAGTTGGTAGAGCAGTGGATTGAAGATCCCCGTGTCCTTGGTTCGATTCCAAGTTCGGGCATTTTTTTAAAACTTTTAAAAAAAATATGCAGAATAATACTTTATTCTGCATATTTTTTTATATTAAAATTTTTATTTAAAAATTTTTAAAATACATAACTCATACCTAATGCTACTATATTATCTGTTGAAATTGATGAAGCTCGTAAAAAATAATTATCTTTTAAAAGATTTATTTGATAATTTATAAAAGTTGTTATATTTTTATTAAAAACATAACTTGTACCTATTTCAAGATGTTCTTTTAATTTTTGTCTTTCTCCAGAGCTTTTATCTTTCCATTGACTATGTACATAACCTATAGATGGACGTAAACCTGATTCAAATTCATATTGTGCAAGAAATTCTATATTTTTTGCTTTATTAATTAATCCATATAGATTATTTAAAGAAACTGGATTATTATCATTTTTTCCAAATGGAGTAATGTTTCTAGTTTCTCCATATAAAATAGCAAAATAAGTATTATCTATTTCATATTTTATTCCAAGAGAATATGCTTCACTATCTTTAGTATGTTTTTCTTCAATTTGTAAAAATTGTTGGTTATTATTTGCATTAACACTTGTATAGGCTGCACCTGCATATATTCCATTTTTAAAGTCATAAATCATAGAAAATCCATATCCTTCCCCTCCAAATTCTCTAATAACTTTTTTATTTGGATTTTTATATAAATTATTATTTTTTCCTTGATATTGTATTGCTACATTTAAGTTATCTACTAAACCAAAAAAATTATCATTTCTATATGTTGCTATATTTGCTGATCTACTAGAAAAAAAATTATCAATACAAGAAACATGTCTTCCAAATTCTTGTGATTGAGATGTCCATGATCCTATATCATGCATTATTCCAAAATTTTTACCAAAATCAAATTTTGCATGTTCTCCTATATTTACACCTGCATAACCTAAAACTGTTTTATGATCTTGAGTAATTCTATTTTGAGAAGAATGAAGCATTGCTTTATATTCCCAAACACCAAAAGCATTTAATTTATCATTAAGTGGGGTTTCTGCATAAATTCCATAACTAATATTAGATTGATCTCCACTTAAATCTTTATCATGAGATAAATAATGTAATCCTGTTAATTGTCCAAATAAATCTATTTTACTATTATCTTTATTATAAATTTCAGTAGCATTAACGTTACTAGTAGCCATAGCTAAAACTGATAAAAATATAGTAAGATACCGAAGTTTCATATATTAATATCCTCTTTTTTTATTTAAAATATTTTAGTATTAATTATTTATATAATAAATGATTTAAATAAAATAAATAATAAATATAATTTTTATTATTTTATTTTAATTTTTTTTAAAATTAATTTTAATATATTTTTTTATAAAAATAAAAAAATATATTTTATTATTAAATAAATTTTATAAATATATTATATTAAAATTTATTAAAAATAAATATTAATATTATTAATATATTGTTTATTATTTATTATTTATATAATAATTTAAAATAATTTAAAAAAATAAATAAAATAAATAATTTTATATATTATTAATAATTTTAAATTATTAATTTATATAAAATTTACATTAAATTATTTTAATAAGTATTAAATGAATAATTATAAATTATATTTTTATATAAAACTTTTATAAAAAATATCTTTTTATAGGTTCAAATGATTTATTAAATTCATAAATCATAGGAGAACCTGTTGGTATATTTATGTGAAAAAGATCTTTTTCTTTAATATTTTCTACTAATTTTATTATAGCACGAATAGAATTTCCATGAGCAGATATAATAATATGTTTATTTATTTTTAATTTAGGAAATATTTCTTTATTCCAATATTTATATACTCTTTTAACAGTATATTCTAAACTTTCAGAAACAGGTAAAAGTTTTTTTTTTATATTAATATAAGGTAAGTTATTTCCTGGAAAACGATTATCATTTTTATTTATTTTAGGAGGAATATCAAAAAAACCTCTTCTCCATTTTTCTACTTGACAATTTCCATATTTTTTTGATACTTCTTTTTTATTTAATCCTTGAAGAGCACCATAATGTCTTTCATTTAAACGCCAAGATTTTTTTATTGGTATATATAATTGATTTAATTCATTTAAAATTATATGTAAAGTATTTATTGAACGTTTTAATATAGAAGTATAAGCTAAATCAAAAGAAAAACCTAATTTTTTTAATAAAATTCCAGCTTTTTTTGCTTCTATTAAACCTTTTTTAGAAAGATCGATATCTGTCCATCCTGTAAATTTATTTTCTAAATTCCATTGACTTTCTCCATGACGTATTATTACTAATTTAGTAGTTTTCATTTCATGTTCCTTTTAATATTTATTAAAATACTAAATAAATAAAATTTTATATTTTTATATTAAAAAAATTAATTATAAATATTTAATTATTTTTTTTAAATTAAATATTAATTAAAAATTAAATAATTTTTTTTTAAATAAATAGTTTTTTATATATATAAAATAAAAATAATTAATATAAATAAATATTTTTAAATTTTATTATAAAATAATTGTTATTAAATTAAAGATATTATAAAATAAAATTTAAATAAAATTATATATAAAATTTTTATTTTATATATAATATATAAATATATATAATATTTTTTATATATAAAGTTTATATTATAAAACATTATATATAATAAATAAAATAAGTTTAATTAATTTTTTTAATTAAAATTAATAAATTATAATTTTTTAAAAAATTATAATTTATTATAATTTATAAGAATTTAATTATAATTAATTTTATATAAAAATTAATTATATTAAAAAATCTTTATAATAATATATTTAAAATATTTAATATATTAAATATAATTTATTTTTTAAAAATATAAAAATTTAGGAAAATTTATGGCTAATAAGGGAATCAATAAAGTAATATTAATAGGAAATTTAGGACAAGATCCAGAAATCAGATATATACCTAATGGTAGTACTGTAGCAAACTTTTCTATAGCAACATCAGAATCCTGGAAAAATAAAAATACAGGAGAAAATCAAGAAAAAACTGAATGGCATAGAATAGTTATTTTTGGAAAATTAGCAGAAATAGCGGGAGAATATCTTAAAAAAGGATCTCAAGTTTATATAGAAGGTTCATTACAAACAAGAAAATGGCAAGATCAAAATGGAAATGATAGATATATTACAGAAATATTAGTTAATGCTAATGGAACTATGTATATGCTTAATAGTAGAAACAATTTTGAAAAAAAAGATATTTCACAAAAATTTTTTTCAAAAAATAAATTAGAAAATAATAATTTAAAAAAAGAAAAATTTATTCCTAATAAAGAAAAATTATTTGATGATAATTTAAAAAATAAAAAAGAAAATCATTTACCTATAGATTTTGATGATGATATTCCATTTTAATTTATTTAAATTAAAAAAATTAATAATTTAAATTATTTATTAAAAAATAATTTAAATTATAATTTAAAAAAAATTTATAAAAATAATATCTTTATTATTAAATTTTTAAAATTAATTCTTTAATATTATTCCTGGAAAAAAATATTTTTTTCTAGAATTTAAAAAATCTCTACAAAACATAATTTTTTTATTTTCTGGTTGTAAAATTATAGGAGATATAATTCCAGAACCAGTAGAAATTTGTATAGATTTTTTATCTACATATAATATTTTTCCAGGTATATCTTTATGTTTTTTTTTTATAATTTTTAATTTAAATATTTTAATAATTTCTTTTTCATTACTAATGAAATAACTTACAGGCCATGGATTAAAAGATCGTATATAACGATCAATTATTTTTGCAGATAAATTCCAATTTATTTTAGCTTCTTTTTTATTTATTTTATTTGCATAACTTATATTTTTTATATCTTGAGGAACAGAAGAATAATTTCCATTATAAATTTTATTTAAAGTTTTTATTAAAAAATTAGAACCTAATTTTTTTAATTTTTTTAAAAGAGTATAACTTGTATCATTATATTTTATATTACATTCAATTTGATTAATTATATTTCCAGAATCTAATTCTGAATTCATTTGTATAATAGTTATACCAGTTTTTTTATCTCCATAAAGTAAAGATCTTTGAATAGGAGCTGCTCCTCTCCATTTAGGTAATAATGATGCATGTACATTTATACAACCTAATGGAGGTAAATTTAAAATATTTTTTGGAAAAATTAATCCATAAGAAACTACTACTATAATATCTGGTTTAAAAAATTTTATAATATCTTGAGTACTTTTTAATAATAAAGATTTTGGTCTAAAAATTGGTATATTATTTTTAATAGCTAATTCATTAATTTGATTTTTAAATAAATAATTTTTTTTTTTAAAAAAAATTTCATTTTTTGTAAAAATTCCAATAATTTTATGATTTGAATTAATTAATGCTTTTAAATGACTTTCAGCAAATTTTCTAGTACCAGCAAAAAATATACGTAATTTTTTCAAAATTTTTCCTTTTAAAAATATTTTTTTTATTAATTTTTAATAAAAATTAATAATCAATAAATAAAATTCCCATTAAATGATCTATTTCATGTTGAATACATATAGATAATAATCCATTTGTTTTTATTTTAAAAGATTGTCCTAAAAAATTTATTGCTTTTACAGTAATATATTTTGATCTATATATAAATATTTCTTTACCAGGAAATGATAAACATCCTTCTATGATGCCAATATTTCCAGTTTTTTTAATTATTTTAGGATTAATTAAAACTAAATTTTTTTTATTATTTTTTGAAATATTTATAATAATTATTTGTTTATGAATATTTATTTGAGGAGCAGCAAGTCCTATACCATTATTAGCATGCATTGTATGAATCATATTATTAATAATTTTTTTTATATTATTATCAATTTTTTTTACTAAAGAAGATTTATTACGTAATCTTTTATCTGGATAATGTAATATATTTAATATTGACATAAATACCTTAAAATAATAAATTTATATTAATTACTTAAATTTTTAAAAAATGTTTAATTTATTTTATTAAATAAAAATTTATTTAAATATTTTAATATATTTAATTTTTATAAAAATTTTGTAAATTTTTTAATTATTTTTTTATATTTATAATAAGAATTATTTTTTTTATTAATTTAATTTATTAATAATTTTATTTTTTAATATATTTTTTATCTTTTTCCAAAAATATATTAATAATCTTTATAAATATATAGCTCTTAATGTAGTTATTTCTTTTGTAAAAAATTTTTTTCAAAAAATTTAAAAAATATCTGTTTGAAATTTAATAAAAAAATTATTTTTTATAATATTAATATCAATATATAATAATTTTATTTTTATCTTTTAATCTAATTATATTAATTTAATTAAATTTTTTATTTAAAATTCAATAAATTCTAAAGTTATTCTTATAATAATATATTTGTTTGTTTTTCTAGTAATACTTAAAATTATTTTACTAATATTTAAATTTCAATATTGAGTCTATAAACTAGTAAATACTGGTAAAATATACACACTATTAGTATTTTTTATTTTTTTTGTAAAATATTCTAAATATTTAATATTTTTAATAAATTTTATTTTATATTTTAACCATTAAATATTTAATTTAACTATAAATATAGATACTTATAATGCATAATATATTTGTTTATTATGACTAATAAATAATAATAATTAATAATCTATTATAAGATTTTATAAAAATTTTTTTAGTATTAATAAGTAAAAAACAATTAGTTCTATATATATTTTTTTAATTATTTTAGAAATACATAAATAACAAAATAATTATACTTATTTATAAATTATTATATAAAAAATAAAAATTTTAATATTTTTTAAAAAAATTTATTTTTATATAAAAATATAAAAATAATTTTATTATATGTAAAATATAATATAAAATATTTATAATTTTTAAAATTTAATCATATTAAATTAATTTATAAATATTAAAAAATCATTGTTCTAATAGTATTAGTATACTATCTAAAATAATATTTTTTATTATTTATATTTCATATGATCTAATTATCAAAAGTCCCAAAATAGTAATTTATTTTTTTGCCTCTTATAATACTCTATTTATATTATATAAAATTTATTTAATTTTTTGTTATGGAAAAATATAGATTTATTATTAATCTAATATTGTTATATATATAATTTTACATAAAATTTTTTTAATTTCTTTGCAAAATTTAAATATTATTTTATATTTCCAAACTATAACATTATATATGAGTTTTTTAATTTTTTTATTATAAACTATAGTAGTTTTTATTTGATTTATGATATTAATAATTATAATTTGATTAAACTTAATATTATTTTTTTAAAACTTTTATATAAGAATATATTTAATTATTTAATATTTCTAATGGATTAAATTTTACCAATATATTTTTAGATAAATTAATGTAATAGATGTTTGATATAAAATAATAATATTAGATTAATAATCAAATATTGTTGAACTAGAACTTATTATTTCTTTATATTAAAAAAAATATATTTTTTTATACATATTTTTTTTTAAAATTAAATAAAATAATTATAATTAATTATTTATTGATATTATATATATAATAAAATATTATTGTTTTATTTATATTTAATAAGTATATATGTTAAATTTTTATATTTTAAAATACTTATATATTTATATATAATTTAAATAATTAAAATAAATAAAAAAATATGATATATTATAATTTTTAGTAAAAATTATTTTATTCTAATAAAATTAATATATAAATAATTTTAAATAAAAATATTATAATATTTTTATTTAAAATTATTTTTTTATAAAAAAAATAATAATTAAATTATTTATAGTTTTTTATAAAATATTAAAAAATTTTTTAATTTTAAGTATAAAATTATAATATAAAATATATTTATATAATAATATAAAATATAATAAATATTTATAATATAAAATATAATAGTGTTTTATTTTTTTTAAAATTTTTAAATAATTATAAATAAATAATTATATATAAATTAATATAACATTAAAATATTTTTATTTTAAATAAATAAAAATATTTATATTAATATTATTTAATAATATTAATATTATATTAATTAATTTTTTATTTTATAAAAAATTTATATTAATAAATAATCTATTCTAAAAAACTAATAAATTTAAATTAATAAATTATTAAATTTATTTTATTTTAATAATTTATTAAATTAATTTTTCATAAAATTTCTTATAAAATTTTTTATTAAAATTTTTTATATTATTAAATAATAATTTATATATTTTTAAAAAATATTATTATTAAATATAAAAATCTTAAATTATAAAAATATCTTTATTTTTATATTTTAATTATAAAACATTTTATATAATAAAATTATATATTATATATTTTTATATAAATTAAATATTTTTTATAATTTAAGATTTTTATATTTAATTTATATTAATATTAATTATAAGGAATATAAATGAGAACTGTATATTGTAATGAATTAAAAAATAGTGATATTGGAAAAATAGTAACTTTATGTGGTTGGGTTGATTCTTATCGTAATTTAGGAAGAATAATATTTATTAATATAAGAGATATAACAGGTTTAATTCAAGCTAGTTGTTGTTCTAATAAAAAAAAATTATTTATTATAATAAAAAAATTACGTAATGAATTTTGTATACAATTAACTGGTAAAGTATGTATGCGTCCTAAAAATCAAATAAATTTAAAAAAAAAATCTGGTGATATTGAAATATCAATAGATTATATTAATATTTTAAATACTTCTGAAAGTCTTCCTATAAATTTAAAAAAAAATAATTCAGAAGATATGAGATTAAAATTTAGATATTTAGATCTTCGTCAAGTAAATAATTTAAAAATATTTAAAAAAAGATCAAAAATTACTAATTTAATAAGAAATTATTTAATTAATAAAAATTTTTTAGAAATTGAAACACCTATTTTAACTAAATCTACACCAGAAGGTGCAAGAGATTATATTGTTCCAAGTAGAATTCATAAAAATAAATTTTATGCTTTACCTCAATCACCACAAATGTTTAAACAATTATTAATGATTTCTGGATTTGATCGATATTATCAAGTTGCTAGATGTTTTAGAGATGAGGATCTTAGATCAAATCGTCAACCAGAATTTACTCAAATAGACATAGAAGCATCATTTATTACTAATAAAAATTTTTTTAAATTAATAGAAAATCTTATTAAAATTCTTTGGAAAAAAATATTAAATATAAATATAGGAAAATTTAAAAAAATAAATTATTATGATGCAATTCGTCGTTTTGGATCAGATAAACCAGATTTAAGAAATAAAATAGAAATTATAGATATAAAGGATTTGTTTAAAGAAAATAATATTAATATTTTTTATAAATTTTCTAAAATTAATAATAGTCGTATTAGTATATTAAAAATACCTAATG
This window contains:
- a CDS encoding inositol monophosphatase family protein, which translates into the protein MNPMLNISIISARKAGNFIMKYYELYNNSIYQKKKNNDFILEIKTQAKYIISKTIKKYYPNHIINNKILNNFKKENINENQWIINSIDGLNNFNTSFPFFCITIALRIKNKTEISLIYDPLRNEIFSAIRGKGAQINQYRLRINSPKKHNNSIISIKYSLKKYKNNFTFFNKIFNFYKSIRYTGSDSLNCAYLASGRIDGILNIGTRSNYKLIAGELIIRESGGLITDLNGNIDYSLSKNIIAGHSKFIKNILNLYK
- the gpmA gene encoding 2,3-diphosphoglycerate-dependent phosphoglycerate mutase, translating into MKTTKLVIIRHGESQWNLENKFTGWTDIDLSKKGLIEAKKAGILLKKLGFSFDLAYTSILKRSINTLHIILNELNQLYIPIKKSWRLNERHYGALQGLNKKEVSKKYGNCQVEKWRRGFFDIPPKINKNDNRFPGNNLPYINIKKKLLPVSESLEYTVKRVYKYWNKEIFPKLKINKHIIISAHGNSIRAIIKLVENIKEKDLFHINIPTGSPMIYEFNKSFEPIKRYFL
- the ssb gene encoding single-stranded DNA-binding protein, whose amino-acid sequence is MANKGINKVILIGNLGQDPEIRYIPNGSTVANFSIATSESWKNKNTGENQEKTEWHRIVIFGKLAEIAGEYLKKGSQVYIEGSLQTRKWQDQNGNDRYITEILVNANGTMYMLNSRNNFEKKDISQKFFSKNKLENNNLKKEKFIPNKEKLFDDNLKNKKENHLPIDFDDDIPF
- a CDS encoding porin — its product is MKLRYLTIFLSVLAMATSNVNATEIYNKDNSKIDLFGQLTGLHYLSHDKDLSGDQSNISYGIYAETPLNDKLNAFGVWEYKAMLHSSQNRITQDHKTVLGYAGVNIGEHAKFDFGKNFGIMHDIGSWTSQSQEFGRHVSCIDNFFSSRSANIATYRNDNFFGLVDNLNVAIQYQGKNNNLYKNPNKKVIREFGGEGYGFSMIYDFKNGIYAGAAYTSVNANNNQQFLQIEEKHTKDSEAYSLGIKYEIDNTYFAILYGETRNITPFGKNDNNPVSLNNLYGLINKAKNIEFLAQYEFESGLRPSIGYVHSQWKDKSSGERQKLKEHLEIGTSYVFNKNITTFINYQINLLKDNYFLRASSISTDNIVALGMSYVF
- the fmt gene encoding methionyl-tRNA formyltransferase, with protein sequence MKKLRIFFAGTRKFAESHLKALINSNHKIIGIFTKNEIFFKKKNYLFKNQINELAIKNNIPIFRPKSLLLKSTQDIIKFFKPDIIVVVSYGLIFPKNILNLPPLGCINVHASLLPKWRGAAPIQRSLLYGDKKTGITIIQMNSELDSGNIINQIECNIKYNDTSYTLLKKLKKLGSNFLIKTLNKIYNGNYSSVPQDIKNISYANKINKKEAKINWNLSAKIIDRYIRSFNPWPVSYFISNEKEIIKIFKLKIIKKKHKDIPGKILYVDKKSIQISTGSGIISPIILQPENKKIMFCRDFLNSRKKYFFPGIILKN
- the def gene encoding peptide deformylase, with the translated sequence MSILNILHYPDKRLRNKSSLVKKIDNNIKKIINNMIHTMHANNGIGLAAPQINIHKQIIIINISKNNKKNLVLINPKIIKKTGNIGIIEGCLSFPGKEIFIYRSKYITVKAINFLGQSFKIKTNGLLSICIQHEIDHLMGILFIDY
- the aspS gene encoding aspartate--tRNA ligase; the encoded protein is MRTVYCNELKNSDIGKIVTLCGWVDSYRNLGRIIFINIRDITGLIQASCCSNKKKLFIIIKKLRNEFCIQLTGKVCMRPKNQINLKKKSGDIEISIDYINILNTSESLPINLKKNNSEDMRLKFRYLDLRQVNNLKIFKKRSKITNLIRNYLINKNFLEIETPILTKSTPEGARDYIVPSRIHKNKFYALPQSPQMFKQLLMISGFDRYYQVARCFRDEDLRSNRQPEFTQIDIEASFITNKNFFKLIENLIKILWKKILNINIGKFKKINYYDAIRRFGSDKPDLRNKIEIIDIKDLFKENNINIFYKFSKINNSRISILKIPNGVKINNKKIIEYYEFSKKCGSKNFFWIKIYSINKKSEKIEGSLSKILPIKILKKIFIKTNTNNGDLLLFNADYTEIVNNVLGKLRCYIGSELNLYDKSIWSPLWIVNFPMFKKNKDGTLSSMHHPFTSPKEKFEKIINVNPLKCISNAFDLVINGYEIGGGSVRINNINLQKNIFNILNISLKDQEKKFGFFLEALKYGTPPHLGLALGLDRIIMLLTNTKNIRDVITFPKSTSATDIMMGAPSFID